From Pseudoramibacter sp.:
ATGATCGATAAGAGATGAATATTTATAGGAACCGACAACGCCAATGTGTTTCAGGCCAGAATTTACCATGTTGGACAGGGTAAAGTCGATCAGGCGATAACGTCCGCCAAAGGGAAGCGTAGACATAGAACGATATTCGAGAAGTGGTCTGAGATCTGTGTTTTCTCCATCGATATTTAAGATAAAACCAATAACATTTTTCATTTAAACCGCCTCCTTAACCGTTGATGACTTGAATTTGTGAGGGATCGTCATTTTCAGATGCTATGATTCTGGTATCTGAATCGACCGTTCCTCTTGGACCGACGATGCACCGTTCCAAATGAGCGCCGTCTTTAATGACAGCACCGGTATGAATGATACAGTCTTTGATAAAAGTATGTTCCCCGATGGTGATATCGTGGGAAAGAATGGAATGTTCCACATGCCCAAAGACGACACACCCGTCGCAGATTAAAGAATGGGAAACTTCGGCGTTGGGTCCGATGTATTGAGGGTGACGGCTGTTGTTATTTGAAAAAATGCGGAAATTTGGGTCTGTCAGATCGAAATCGCAGGATTCGTCAAGCAAGTCCATGTTGGCATCGTAGTAGGAATCGATGGTTCCGACATCTTTCCAATAATCCGAGAACATATAGGCGAAAATACGTTTATTTTCGTTATGAAGTGCCGGGATAACATTGTTGCCAAAATCGTTTTCAGAATTTGGATCCTGAGCGTCTTCGATTAGGGCTTTTTTAAGAACCGGCCAGTTGAAGACATAAATCCCCATCGAAGCTTTGTTTGATTTCGGTTCCGGCGGTTTTTCCTGGAATTCCTGAATTCTGGATTCATCATTGGTCACCACAACGCCAAAACGGCTGGCTTCTTCCCAAGGCACTTCTCGGACTGCAATGGTCAAATCCGCCTGTTTGGATTTATGGTAGGCGATCATTTTTGAATAATCCATTTTGTAAATATGGTCCCCGGAAAGGATAAGCACATATTTTGGATTAAAACGGTCGATAAAATCGATGTTCTGCGTGATGGCGTCGGCAGTGCCATTGTACCAGCGGCCGCCTTTCTGCCCCATATACGGCGGTAAAATGCGAACGCCGCCGTTGACCTTATCAAGGGCCCATGCGCTGCCGTTGCCGATGTAATTATTTAAAATGTAGGGACGGTACTGCGTCAGGACACCAACGACATCGATATTTGAATTCATGCAATTGCTTAGAGGAAAATCGATAATACGGTACTTGCCTCCAAACAATACGGCCGGTTTCGCATTGTTTGCGGTCAGCGCTTTTAAGCGAGAGCCCTGGCCGCCTGCCAATAACATAGCTACGCATTCAGTGGTCATCATAACACTCCTTATCTCTCTTATTTTTCCATCAAAAAGGGAATGTACAAATATCTGGTGAAAGATCATGATTTTAAGAGAGAACAATAGATAAATGTTTCCCTAATTGATGCGAATAGCAAATGAATTATTTTATTTTCCAAATATTTTTTTGATAATCTAATATAGAACGATCTGATGAAAAAATACCGGAATTTGCAATATTGATGACCGACTTTTTCAGCCAGCTGTGATGATTCAGATAGTCGGCACTGGCTTTATCCTGAATGTGACAATAGGAATCAAAATCTTTGAGGACAAAGTAAGTGTCATTATTGAGGACTAAAGCATCATAAATGGTGTGGAAGGTATCGCCTCCGAGGGAACCGTCGATCAGCTGGTTCATGACTTCCTGCAATGCAGGATTCTGCTGCAGCACATCAACTGAACGGTAGCCGCCGTTGTGGTTAAAATTCGCGACTTCTTCAGCCGAGAGCCCAAAGGTATAAATATTGTCTGGCCCCACATGCTGTGCTATTTCAATATTTGCGCCGTCCATCGTTCCGAGGGTAATGGCGCCGTTCATCATGAACTTCATATTGCCGGTGCCTGAAGCTTCTTTGCCTGCTGTAGAAATCTGTTCTGAAATTTCGGCTGCAGGGTAGATAATTTCAGCGCTGGATACATTGAAGTTAGGAATGAAAACGACCTTTAATTTATCGTTAACCCGAGAATCATGGTTGATTTTATCAGCGATGACGTTGATTAACTTGATGACCTGTTTTGCAAAATAATAGGAAGGCGCGGCTTTCCCAGCAAAGATGTACGTTTTTGGAACGATATCCATATTGGGGTTCGCGAGAATCTGCTGATAAACGTGCATGATGTGCAGGGCATTTAACAACTGTCTTTTATATTCATGAATCCGTTTGACCTGAATATCAAAAATGGTGTCTGGGCTGACCGTGATGTTCAGTTGGGTTTTTATGTATTTTGCCAGCCGTTCTTTGTTGTGATATTTAACGGCCTGAAGTTTTTCCTGGAATGCAGAATCCGAAGCATATTTTTCAAGATCTTTCAAAGCTTCCATTTGTCCGGGCTGCGTCCATTTGTCGCCGATGGTGTCGCAAATCAGATCTTTTAATTCTTGATTTGCAGCCATCATAAAGCGTCTTTGGCTGACGCCGTTTGTGACGTTATGGAAACGTTCCGGATAGATGGCATAAAAATCTTTAAAAGTTTCTTTCCGCAGTATTTCAGAATGAAGTTCAGCGACCCCATTGACCGAGTGGGAACCGATAATGGCGAGATGCGCCATATGCACCTGACCATCTTTAATGATCGATGTGTTGTAGTTGCGCGCTTCTTCGCCCGGATATTTTTCGTTCATTTCGAGTAAGAAACGGCGGTTGATTTCTTCGATGATCATGTAGATGCGCGGCAGCAGATTTTTCATCATATCGACTGGCCATTTTTCCAAAGCTTCCGGCAATACAGTATGGTTTGTAAAGCTCATCGACTGAACCGTCATTTTCCAGGCTTCGTCCCATCCGTAATTTTCTTCATCGACTAAAATACGCATAAATTCAGGTACGCACATCGCAGGATGGGTATCGTTGATATGGATGCAAATTTTGTCAGAAAAACCGTCCATTGAGCCCTGATGCTGTTTTTTATATCGGCGGACAATTCGTTTTAATCCTGCGCAGACAAAGAAATATTCCTGTTTAAGGCGAAGCTGCTGCCCTTCAAAACCATGATCTGAAGGATATAAGACTTGAGAAATGGACTCAGCCTGTGACTTGCTCTGAACTGCTTTCAGGAAATTCCCTTCATTAAAAGCGTTTAAGTCAAAATCTTCAACGGGCTGGGCATCCCAAAGTCTTAATGAGTTTACGGTTTTGTTGTGGTAACCGCTGATAGGAACGTCATAGGGAACAGCGAGAACGGGTTCGTAATTTTCATGAATAAAAGTCAACTTCCCGTTTACCATTTCAGTGCGGACATTGCCGCCATATTTGACGATAACGGATTTCTGGGGCTGGGGAATTTCAAATGGATAGCCATTTCTCAGCCAGTTGTCTGCCGTTTCAACTTGTTCGTGGTCGACGATTTTTTGCTGAAATAAACCGTATTTATAGCGGATGCCATTGCCATGGGCTGGAAAATTAAGTGCGGCTGCAGAATCCAAGAAGCAGGCAATTAAACGGCCCAAACCGCCGTTGCCCAAGGCAGGATCGTGTTCGCAGGCCAGGATTTCGTCATAATCCAGACCCAGTTCTTTTAAAGCTTCTGGAATAACATTTTCAAGTCCCAGATTATTAATATATAATCTTAATAATCGTCCAATTAAAAATTCAATTGAAAAAAAGTAGATCTGCTTTTCTGAATTGATGCGGTTCAGCCGTCTGTTTTCAGCCCATACAGGAGTGATGTCTTCCATCACCATTTGAGCCAGCGCTTCATATTGGATTTTTGTCGTAGAGTTTTCAAGCTTTTCACTTGAAAGTTCTTCGACTTTCTTTTTAAATTCTTTTTTAAATTTTTCTTTGGTCATTTTCTTTTCTGATTCTTGAAAGATATTCATAAGACTCCCTTCGAAATTCATCGTACCGATGGTATATTTAACAAAATCTGTAATTTCACTACATTATACACAACAATTATGAAAAATTCGACAGAATCTTGTCGGCGTATCGTAATTTTTAGTGCTGTTTCGACTTGTGAGACGTTTTCATCAGGGCTTTTTTATCACGATCGATTTTTTGGGGCTTATGAATAGAAGACTTCGCTGGAAGTTTTGTTTTTGTTTCTTTTTTATAAATCAATGCCGTTAATCCCGGCAGGGCAATGGTGATATTGTAAGGCTGATTGTGGAAGGGAAGGGGTTCAGCTTTTGCTGATGGCACAATGGTTTCTCCGCTTCCGCCGTACTTAAGGCTGTTTGAATTGAAAATGAGCTGCCATTTTCCCTCTTGTGGGACGCCGATTTCGTAAATGGGATAAGTTTGGGGACAGAAATTGATGATAATCACAAGGTCATCTTTGGGATCATCGCCCATTCTTCTGAAGATGATGACGCTTTGTTTTGCATTGTTGGGTTCTATCCATTGAAAACCGTCCCAGGAATGATCATCCTGCCACAGTGCTTTTTCGGCGGCGTACAAATGATTTAAATCTTTAATGAACAGGTGAAAATCGGCATGCTTTTCATTTTCCAGCATGAACCATTCCAATTCTTCGTAATAACGCCATTCAATAAAAGGCGCGTTTTCATTTCCCATAAAGGTCAGTTTTTTTCCAGAATGGGTGTACATATACGTATAGAGCAGGCGCATTTCATCAAATTTTGAGCCATAATCACCGAACATTTTATCTAAAATAGATTTTTTCCCGTGAACCACTTCATCGTGAGAGAGCGGGAGAATAAAATTTTCCGAGAAGGCATAGCTCATTGAGAAGGTCAGCCTGTCGTGGAAATTAGACCGTACATAGGGATCTGTTTCCATATAGGCCAGGGTGTCGTGCATCCATCCCATATCCCATTTGTAGTTAAATCCTAAACCGCCGTCTGAAACGGGCCAGGTGACCTTTGGAAAGGCGGTTGATTCTTCAGCGGCCATGATGGCGTAAGGGAAATATTTAAATATTTCAGTATTTAATTTTTGGAGGAAAGCGATCGCTTCCAGAGAAGTGTTGCCGCCTTCGCTGTTTTTCCGCCATTCGTTATCGTAACCGTAGTTTAAGTACAGAATACTGGCGACACCGTCGATTCTCAGCCCATCGACATGATAGAGCTTGAACCAGTAATAAGCGTTGGAAATCAGAAAATTGACTACTTCGGGGCGGTTGTAGTTAAATTCCATGGTGCCCCATTGGGGGTGTTCCGTCGCTTCGTACAAATTGGTCCCGTCGAGTTTATAAAGACCGTGGGCATCTTTGCAGAAATGACCGGGAACCCAGTCAAAAATAACGGCGATGCCCGCCTGGTGGAGCTGATCGATCAAATACATCAGGTCCTGAGGCGTTCCGTATCGGCTGGTTGGTGCAAAGTAGCCGGTGATCTGATAACCCCAAGAACCGTCAAAGGGATGTTCCATAAGCGGCATGATTTCGACATGTGTATAGTGCATGTCTTTCAGGTATGAAACCAGTTCTGAGGCCAGCTCACGGTAGCTTAAAAAAGAACCGTCTTTGTGGGTGCGCCAGCTGCCTAGGTGGATCTCGTAAATATTCATTGGGAGCGGTTTCCCAGTGTGTGCATCGCGTTTGGCACACCATTTGTCATCGTGCCACGTGTAGTCAAGAGGCCAGATGATTGATGCGGTATTGGGGCGCTTTTCAGAGTAAAATCCGTAGGGGTCTGCTTTGTAGGCGATTTCGCCGTCAATTTGTTCGATACAGTATTTATAAAGCGTGCCCTTGGACACGACCTGATCACTCAGGGTTTGTTCCCATACACCGCCGGACTGCGGCAGCAGCTTCATTGGATGAGCCGTGGGATCCCATTCATTAAAGTCGCCTACGATAGAGACGGCTTGAGCGTTTGGTGCCCATAACCGGAATGTAACGAGGTGATTTTGTATGTGAGCTCCAAAAAATTCATAGCTTTGAAGATAATCACCATGATGAAATAAATATAGTGCGTTAGCGTTATCCATCATTAATCCCTTCTTTATAAAATACAAGTTTGTTTTTTCAAGTAAAGTTAATAAATTATTTAATATAATTTAGTAATTACAGTTTAACATATAACAGATGAAAAGGAAAACAATAACATAAATTTTTATCAGAAGAACGGATAAATATCAATTAGATCGCGGTGTTTTGGCAAGGCTTATGATATAATGATAAAAATCAAATGTTTTTCACAAAGGAGAAATTATGGGACTTACATTAACTGAAAAAATCATCAAAGAACATCTGGTTGTAGGTGAAATGGAAAAGGGGAGTGAAATAGGCATTCATATCGATCAAACCCTGACCCAGGATTCAACAGGGACCATGGCCTATATGCAGCTTGAAGCGATGGAAGTTCCACGCGTTAAAACAAAACGGTCTTTAGCTTATATTGATCATAACATGTTGCAGGAAGGCCCTGAAAACATGGACGACCATTTATTTATTCAGTCTATGGCGAAAAAACACGGGATCTATTTTTCAAGACCGGGCAATGGTATCTGCCATCAAGTTGAAATCGAACGTTTTGGTGTCCCCGGCGAAACGCTGCTCGGTTCAGACAGTCACACGCCGACAGGGGGCGGCATTGGCATGCTCGCGATCGGCGCAGGCGGGCTGGATGTTGCAGTGGCGATGGCAGGCGGCGAATATTATATTACAATGCCCAAAATCGTAAAAGTTGAACTCACCGGAAAACTGAGAAAAGGCGTCGCGTCAAAAGACATTATTCTGGAAGTGTTGCGTCAGTGCACGGTCAAGGGCGGCGTTAATAAAGTTTTTGAATATGTCGGACCTGGCGTTAAATCCTTAACCGTTCCGGAACGTGCCACCATTACCAATATGGGAGCTGAACTGGGCGCTACGACTTCAATTTTCCCGTCAGATGAAATGACGCAGGCTTTTCTGAAAGCCCAGGGGAGAGAAGAAGACTACAAGCCGTTGTCAGCGGATGAAGACGCCCAATATGATCAGGTTGTAAAAGTGGATTTGTCAACCCTTGAACCATTGGTCGCATGTCCCCACAGCCCGGATGCCGTGAAAAAAGTTTCTGAATTGGAAGGTATGGCCATTAATCAGGTCTGCATTGGTTCCTGCACCAATTCATCTTATTTAGATTTAATGAAAGTTGCGGCAATCTTAAAGGGCAAGACTGTGGCAGAAAATGTTGAAATGGTGATTGCACCGGGGTCACGCCAGGTGCTGACGATGCTTGCAGAAAACGGCGCTTTGGCTGATATTCTTTCGACAGGCGCAAGGGTGCTGGAATG
This genomic window contains:
- a CDS encoding glucose-1-phosphate adenylyltransferase, with protein sequence MMTTECVAMLLAGGQGSRLKALTANNAKPAVLFGGKYRIIDFPLSNCMNSNIDVVGVLTQYRPYILNNYIGNGSAWALDKVNGGVRILPPYMGQKGGRWYNGTADAITQNIDFIDRFNPKYVLILSGDHIYKMDYSKMIAYHKSKQADLTIAVREVPWEEASRFGVVVTNDESRIQEFQEKPPEPKSNKASMGIYVFNWPVLKKALIEDAQDPNSENDFGNNVIPALHNENKRIFAYMFSDYWKDVGTIDSYYDANMDLLDESCDFDLTDPNFRIFSNNNSRHPQYIGPNAEVSHSLICDGCVVFGHVEHSILSHDITIGEHTFIKDCIIHTGAVIKDGAHLERCIVGPRGTVDSDTRIIASENDDPSQIQVING
- a CDS encoding glycogen/starch/alpha-glucan phosphorylase, which produces MNIFQESEKKMTKEKFKKEFKKKVEELSSEKLENSTTKIQYEALAQMVMEDITPVWAENRRLNRINSEKQIYFFSIEFLIGRLLRLYINNLGLENVIPEALKELGLDYDEILACEHDPALGNGGLGRLIACFLDSAAALNFPAHGNGIRYKYGLFQQKIVDHEQVETADNWLRNGYPFEIPQPQKSVIVKYGGNVRTEMVNGKLTFIHENYEPVLAVPYDVPISGYHNKTVNSLRLWDAQPVEDFDLNAFNEGNFLKAVQSKSQAESISQVLYPSDHGFEGQQLRLKQEYFFVCAGLKRIVRRYKKQHQGSMDGFSDKICIHINDTHPAMCVPEFMRILVDEENYGWDEAWKMTVQSMSFTNHTVLPEALEKWPVDMMKNLLPRIYMIIEEINRRFLLEMNEKYPGEEARNYNTSIIKDGQVHMAHLAIIGSHSVNGVAELHSEILRKETFKDFYAIYPERFHNVTNGVSQRRFMMAANQELKDLICDTIGDKWTQPGQMEALKDLEKYASDSAFQEKLQAVKYHNKERLAKYIKTQLNITVSPDTIFDIQVKRIHEYKRQLLNALHIMHVYQQILANPNMDIVPKTYIFAGKAAPSYYFAKQVIKLINVIADKINHDSRVNDKLKVVFIPNFNVSSAEIIYPAAEISEQISTAGKEASGTGNMKFMMNGAITLGTMDGANIEIAQHVGPDNIYTFGLSAEEVANFNHNGGYRSVDVLQQNPALQEVMNQLIDGSLGGDTFHTIYDALVLNNDTYFVLKDFDSYCHIQDKASADYLNHHSWLKKSVINIANSGIFSSDRSILDYQKNIWKIK
- the glgB gene encoding 1,4-alpha-glucan branching protein GlgB, whose amino-acid sequence is MDNANALYLFHHGDYLQSYEFFGAHIQNHLVTFRLWAPNAQAVSIVGDFNEWDPTAHPMKLLPQSGGVWEQTLSDQVVSKGTLYKYCIEQIDGEIAYKADPYGFYSEKRPNTASIIWPLDYTWHDDKWCAKRDAHTGKPLPMNIYEIHLGSWRTHKDGSFLSYRELASELVSYLKDMHYTHVEIMPLMEHPFDGSWGYQITGYFAPTSRYGTPQDLMYLIDQLHQAGIAVIFDWVPGHFCKDAHGLYKLDGTNLYEATEHPQWGTMEFNYNRPEVVNFLISNAYYWFKLYHVDGLRIDGVASILYLNYGYDNEWRKNSEGGNTSLEAIAFLQKLNTEIFKYFPYAIMAAEESTAFPKVTWPVSDGGLGFNYKWDMGWMHDTLAYMETDPYVRSNFHDRLTFSMSYAFSENFILPLSHDEVVHGKKSILDKMFGDYGSKFDEMRLLYTYMYTHSGKKLTFMGNENAPFIEWRYYEELEWFMLENEKHADFHLFIKDLNHLYAAEKALWQDDHSWDGFQWIEPNNAKQSVIIFRRMGDDPKDDLVIIINFCPQTYPIYEIGVPQEGKWQLIFNSNSLKYGGSGETIVPSAKAEPLPFHNQPYNITIALPGLTALIYKKETKTKLPAKSSIHKPQKIDRDKKALMKTSHKSKQH
- a CDS encoding aconitate hydratase, translating into MGLTLTEKIIKEHLVVGEMEKGSEIGIHIDQTLTQDSTGTMAYMQLEAMEVPRVKTKRSLAYIDHNMLQEGPENMDDHLFIQSMAKKHGIYFSRPGNGICHQVEIERFGVPGETLLGSDSHTPTGGGIGMLAIGAGGLDVAVAMAGGEYYITMPKIVKVELTGKLRKGVASKDIILEVLRQCTVKGGVNKVFEYVGPGVKSLTVPERATITNMGAELGATTSIFPSDEMTQAFLKAQGREEDYKPLSADEDAQYDQVVKVDLSTLEPLVACPHSPDAVKKVSELEGMAINQVCIGSCTNSSYLDLMKVAAILKGKTVAENVEMVIAPGSRQVLTMLAENGALADILSTGARVLECGCGPCIGMGQAPCTNGVSLRTFNRNFKGRSGTVSGQIYLLSPETAAVSAITGVLTNPLGKVDFPDISMPQHFKVNDNAVVPPASEEEAKQIEIIKGPNIKPFPLGKALEDEIKGIALIHVEDNITTDHIMPSNAKLLPYRSNIPYLANYCLTPCDPEFPERAKANPGGFIIAGANYGQGSSREHAALAPVYLGVQGVVAKSFARIHKNNLINNGILPLIFKNEDDYDDIDVGDELRISDTRHAIEMGNVTMVNETKDHTYELGIEISERQREMLMAGGLINRMKANR